The Triticum aestivum cultivar Chinese Spring chromosome 7B, IWGSC CS RefSeq v2.1, whole genome shotgun sequence genome window below encodes:
- the LOC123160049 gene encoding SNW/SKI-interacting protein A gives MESASKIASSRPGDDVPMISDDDDYEVDYEAVTARTKAALEKALFARLATERPGADIQPHNRVRPAFIRYVPAPESTASNSGAAERIIRLSEISTDPLDPPMIKFRRLPRPSRPPPVPVRSSPPRAPSRRDQADWKIPPCVSDWKNPKGYSIPLDKRQLATSDGRGTRGDQIASNFAMLAEALYVAEKKAREAVLMRKKMQQELQMKEKERREKQLRRLAKVARATNRADAESSPAAPVREEPRGLQPKAKQGGSDMHGNADRQRLAKTGRSKPDKGLSGGAPKIRAGVKRERPVGHDEPEKGGDPFGLDQFMSQFACLGMDDFNLDELLGSMLHIS, from the exons ATGGAATCCGCATCGAAGATCGCGTCCTCCCGCCCCGGCGACGATGTGCCAATGATCTCCGACGACGACGACTACGAAGTGGACTATGAGGCTGTGACCGCAAGGACGAAAGCCGCCTTGGAAAAGGCCCTTTTCGCCCGCCTCGCCACCGAGCGGCCCGGCGCGGACATCCAACCGCACAATCGTGTCCGGCCGGCCTTCATCAGGTACGTTCCAGCGCCGGAGTCCACGGCGTCCAACTCGGGCGCGGCGGAGAGGATCATCAGGTTATCGGAGATCTCAACCGACCCGTTGGATCCGCCCATGATAAAGTTCAGACGGCTGCCCCGGCCGTCCCGGCCGCCGCCGGTGCCGGTACGGAGTTCGCCGCCTCGGGCGCCCTCGCGGAGGGACCAAGCCGACTGGAAGATCCCGCCGTGCGTCTCCGACTGGAAGAACCCCAAGGGGTACTCGATCCCGCTCGACAAGCGGCAGTTGGCGACGTCGGATGGCCGGGGGACGCGGGGCGATCAGATAGCGAGCAACTTCGCCATGCTCGCGGAGGCGCTGTACGTCGCGGAGAAGAAGGCCAGGGAGGCCGTCTTGATGCGGAAGAAGATGCAGCAGGAGCTGCAGATGAAGGAGAAGGAGCGGCGGGAGAAGCAGCTGCGACGGCTCGCCAAGGTGGCGCGCGCCACGAACAGAGCCGACGCTGAATCTTCTCCGGCGGCCCCTGTCCGGGAGGAGCCGCGCGGCCTGCAGCCCAAAGCAAAGCAAGGCGGCTCTGACATGCACGGCAATGCCGACAGGCAGCGGCTTGCCAAGACGGGCAGGTCCAAACCAGACAAGGGtctctccggcggagcaccgaagaTCAGGGCTGGTGTCAAGAGGGAGAGGCCGGTCGGGCATGACGAGCCGGAGAAGGGCGGCGACCCCTTCGGCCTCGACCAGTTTATGTCTCAG TTTGCCTGTCTAGGCATGGATGATTTCAATCTGGACGAACTGCTAGGATCGATGCTACACATCTCATAG